Proteins encoded in a region of the Candidatus Krumholzibacteriia bacterium genome:
- a CDS encoding sigma-70 family RNA polymerase sigma factor, whose amino-acid sequence MQPPGTDAVFVARARDGDREAFATLVERHGGRVRSILLRLTGDVDQADDLAQDTFLRAYRGLDGFRGDARFGTWIVQIALHLARDGLRRTKRHGNVVSLDDLRDQREETADPPSVATWSDPSDAVGEHELADRLAAALDELPPKYREVFVLHHEHDLPYDEIARVTGDSVGSLKVRAHRARQMLKEKVFDEAPRGDTHRRPGPRPFRSGEETS is encoded by the coding sequence GGGCGCGCGACGGAGACCGTGAGGCCTTCGCCACCCTGGTGGAGCGCCACGGTGGACGGGTGCGTTCGATCCTGTTGCGGTTGACGGGCGACGTCGACCAGGCCGACGACCTGGCGCAGGACACCTTCCTGCGGGCCTACCGCGGCCTGGACGGCTTTCGTGGCGACGCCCGGTTCGGCACCTGGATCGTCCAGATCGCCCTGCATCTCGCCCGCGACGGTCTGCGGCGGACGAAGCGGCACGGCAACGTCGTGTCGCTCGACGACCTCCGCGACCAGCGCGAGGAGACTGCCGACCCACCGTCGGTCGCCACCTGGAGCGACCCGAGCGACGCGGTGGGCGAACACGAGCTGGCCGACCGACTGGCCGCCGCGCTCGACGAACTACCGCCGAAGTACCGGGAGGTCTTCGTGCTGCACCACGAACACGATCTGCCCTACGACGAGATCGCCCGCGTGACCGGCGACTCGGTCGGATCGCTCAAGGTCCGCGCGCACCGCGCGCGGCAGATGCTCAAGGAGAAGGTCTTCGACGAGGCACCGCGCGGCGACACGCACCGGCGCCCCGGACCGCGGCCCTTCCGCAGTGGAGAGGAGACGTCGTGA